Proteins encoded in a region of the Rothia mucilaginosa genome:
- a CDS encoding AMP-binding protein produces MGLPTPYSFTDPLNPTPNPAHESDEARVAFWEKQAQRLTWAEPWHTAHRFEKPKSLGFDEDGIEQFSIPEIKWFEGGKLNVAYNCVDRHVEAGRGDKVALYFEGEPGDREAITYAELQRRIAKAANGLLSLGVRKGDRVVIYLPVIPETIIFTLACARIGAIHSLVFGGFSAEALKFRVEDTGAKVLITTDGQNRRGKVVPVKVNADEACSGENNIEHVIVVDRTSASDPVAHAAVPWTEGRDVWYHNLVDDQPDTHAYELHDAEDPLFIIYTSGTTGKPKGLVHTMAGYLVQTAYTHALLYNLLPDYVDENGVLRPDELSAVNDPQKVESTVHWCTADLAWVTAHTYEIYGPLVNGVSEVIYEGTPNTPHYGRHFEVIERYGVTNYYTAPTLIRSLMGAFPNGPEPGKYDFSTVRLLGSVGESINPEAWRWLRQHVGGGTAAFIDTWWQSETGSTVCSPRPHDPAFAPEGTYPEGTPHCTPLPGCATRAVPGVSTRVVDEHGDPVEPGKQGFIVVDKIGPSMARTVWQNPQRYLDSYWRHYGERGWFLAGDGAKEDEEGNVYILGRIDDVINISGHRLSTIEIESALVTHPAVVEAGVCPVEDDLTGHQAVAYVTLTDEGKDLTEDELKAALTAHVREHIGPIAKPKDVVAVADIPKTRSGKITRRLLGELYQGRSLGDVSSLQNEEALSHIAQVLVDTGRVVEAV; encoded by the coding sequence ATGGGACTGCCCACCCCCTACTCGTTCACCGACCCGCTGAACCCCACCCCGAACCCCGCCCACGAATCTGACGAGGCACGCGTCGCGTTCTGGGAGAAGCAGGCGCAGCGCCTCACCTGGGCTGAGCCCTGGCACACCGCGCACCGCTTCGAGAAGCCGAAGTCCCTCGGCTTCGATGAGGACGGCATCGAACAGTTCAGCATCCCCGAAATTAAGTGGTTCGAGGGCGGTAAACTCAACGTCGCCTACAACTGCGTAGACCGCCATGTGGAGGCGGGCCGCGGCGATAAGGTCGCTCTCTACTTTGAGGGTGAACCCGGCGACCGTGAGGCTATCACCTACGCCGAGCTGCAGCGCCGCATCGCGAAGGCAGCGAACGGTCTGCTGTCCCTGGGCGTGCGCAAGGGTGACCGCGTGGTCATCTACCTGCCCGTCATCCCCGAAACCATTATTTTCACCCTCGCCTGCGCGCGTATTGGCGCAATTCACTCCCTCGTCTTCGGTGGCTTCTCCGCTGAGGCGCTGAAGTTCCGTGTGGAAGACACCGGCGCGAAGGTCCTCATCACCACCGACGGCCAGAACCGCCGCGGCAAGGTTGTTCCCGTGAAGGTGAACGCCGATGAGGCATGCTCCGGTGAGAACAACATTGAGCACGTGATCGTGGTGGACCGCACCAGCGCCTCCGACCCGGTTGCGCACGCGGCTGTGCCGTGGACTGAGGGCCGCGACGTCTGGTACCACAACCTGGTCGACGATCAGCCGGACACCCACGCCTACGAACTGCACGACGCCGAGGATCCGCTGTTCATTATTTACACCTCCGGCACGACCGGTAAGCCCAAGGGCCTGGTGCACACCATGGCAGGTTACCTGGTGCAGACCGCGTACACTCACGCGCTGCTGTACAATCTGCTGCCGGATTACGTGGACGAGAACGGCGTGCTGCGCCCCGACGAGCTGTCCGCGGTCAACGACCCGCAGAAGGTGGAGTCCACCGTTCACTGGTGCACCGCCGACCTCGCCTGGGTGACCGCTCACACCTACGAAATTTACGGTCCGCTGGTTAACGGTGTCTCCGAGGTGATTTACGAGGGTACCCCGAACACCCCGCACTACGGCCGCCACTTTGAGGTCATCGAACGCTACGGCGTGACCAACTACTACACCGCGCCGACCCTGATTCGTTCGCTCATGGGTGCGTTCCCGAACGGCCCGGAGCCCGGCAAGTACGACTTCTCGACCGTGCGTCTGCTCGGTTCGGTGGGCGAATCCATCAACCCGGAGGCGTGGCGTTGGCTGCGTCAGCACGTGGGCGGCGGCACCGCGGCGTTCATCGACACCTGGTGGCAGTCTGAAACCGGTTCGACCGTGTGCTCCCCGCGCCCGCACGACCCCGCATTCGCGCCCGAGGGCACCTACCCGGAGGGCACCCCGCACTGCACTCCCCTGCCCGGTTGCGCTACCCGCGCCGTTCCCGGCGTGTCCACCCGCGTGGTGGACGAGCACGGCGACCCGGTCGAACCCGGTAAGCAGGGCTTCATCGTGGTCGACAAGATTGGCCCGTCGATGGCTCGTACCGTGTGGCAGAACCCGCAGCGTTACCTGGATTCCTATTGGCGTCACTACGGCGAGCGCGGTTGGTTCCTCGCTGGCGACGGCGCGAAGGAAGACGAAGAGGGTAACGTGTACATCCTCGGCCGTATTGATGACGTGATTAACATTTCGGGTCACCGCCTGTCCACGATTGAGATTGAGTCGGCTCTGGTGACTCACCCGGCTGTGGTTGAGGCTGGTGTCTGCCCCGTGGAGGATGACCTGACCGGTCACCAGGCGGTCGCCTACGTGACGCTCACCGATGAGGGCAAGGACCTGACTGAGGATGAGCTGAAGGCGGCGCTGACCGCGCACGTGCGTGAGCACATTGGCCCGATTGCTAAGCCGAAGGATGTTGTGGCGGTTGCCGATATCCCGAAGACTCGTTCGGGTAAGATTACTCGCCGTCTGCTCGGTGAGCTGTACCAGGGCCGTTCTT